In Mixophyes fleayi isolate aMixFle1 chromosome 4, aMixFle1.hap1, whole genome shotgun sequence, the following proteins share a genomic window:
- the IL22 gene encoding interleukin-22 codes for MQYFTACWFLLYNYFPGLLLGIPLNNEKNSVMAKQSHCTLKQSYFLQPVMRRNIFSLAEQARLLDRDTDNKIFGSYIFLNISENDHCFLMRKIVRYIMENMIFDGFDQNYEHMEDAITFLGIVDRGLAKCKSKNEEQVNRNIEVINNKIKMLGPDGKNKAIGELDLLFHGLKKCAFQEQKL; via the exons ATGCAGTACTTTACAGCATGTTGGTTCCTACTATACAACTACTTCCCTGGTCTTCTTCTTGGTATTCCTTTGAACAATGAAAAGAACAGTGTTATGGCCAAGCAATCTCACTGTACACTTAAGCAATCATATTTTCTTCAGCCAGTAATGAGAAGGAATATCTTCAGTCTGGCAGAACAG GCGCGCTTACTGGATAGAGATACAGACAACAAGATTTTTGGAAGTTATATTTTCCTGAACATTTCG gaAAATGATCACTGCTTTTTGATGAGGAAAATTGTAAGGTACATTATGGAGAACATGATTTTTGATGGATTCGATCAGAATTATGAGCATATGGAAGATGCTATTACCTTCTTAGGAATTGTGGATAGAGGTTTGGCCAAGTGT AAGTCAAAAAATGAAGAGCAAGTTAACAGGAACATCGAAGTCATtaataacaaaattaaaatg CTGGGACCAGATGGAAAGAATAAAGCAATTGGAGAGCTGGACTTGCTATTTCATGGCTTAAAAAAATGTGCTTTTCAAGAGCAAAAACTCTAA